The following nucleotide sequence is from bacterium.
CGTCGCTTTGGACACGGTCCGCGACTGGATCCTGGCGCGGTGCCCCGTCCGCTGAGAGGAGTGCCGTGTCCCTGCGCACACGAACGGCGGGACTGCCGCGGCGGCTCTGGCGCTGGACCTGGCGCTTGGCGGCCGCCTGGGTGGCCGGCTCCGTGCTGGTCGTGCTCGCGCTGCGCTTCGTGCCGCCGCCCGTGTCGGGCGTGATGGTCCAGCGCTGGTGGGAGGCGAAGCTGCAGCACCGCGAGTTCCGGCTGGACTACCGCTGGAAGTCCCGGGCGCACCTCGCGCGCGCGCTGCCGCTGGCGGCGATCGCCGCGGAGGACCAGCGCTTCTTCGTGCACCGCGGCTGGGACGTCGCGGCCATCCGCAAGGCGATGGCGGAGGCCGAGGACGGCGGGCGCCTGCGCGGCGCCTCCACCATCTCCCAGCAGACGGCCAAGAACCTGTTCCTGTGGACCGGGCGCAGCTGGGTGCGCAAGGGGCTGGAATCGTGGTTCACGTTCTGGCTGGAACTGCTGTGGCCCAAGACGCGCATCCTGGAGGTCTACCTGAACATCGCGGAATGGGGCGACGGGATCTTCGGCGCCGAGGCGGCCTGCCGCCGCCACTTCGACGTCGGTGCCGACCAGGTCGACCGCGACCGCGCCGCGCGCCTAGCCGCCGTGCTGCCCAACCCGCGGCGGATGAACGCCGGCCGGCCCTCGGCCTACGTGCTGCGCCGGCAGGGCGAGATCCGGCGGCAGATGGGCGGGATCGACGGCTCGGAGTTCACCGCGCCGCTGAAGCGCTGGTAGCGGTCGGGCCGGCCGTTGCCCGCGGATCCGGATGCTGATATCATGTTTTCATAAGCCCCTGATGGACTCCCGGAACACCGGAGGTGCATCGATGCATCCGACACTCAGGTTACTGACGATCCTCCTGCTGATCCTCCCGGCGGCGATCGGCCGTGCCGGCGGCCCGTGGTGCACGGATACCGACGGGC
It contains:
- the mtgA gene encoding monofunctional biosynthetic peptidoglycan transglycosylase → MPRRLWRWTWRLAAAWVAGSVLVVLALRFVPPPVSGVMVQRWWEAKLQHREFRLDYRWKSRAHLARALPLAAIAAEDQRFFVHRGWDVAAIRKAMAEAEDGGRLRGASTISQQTAKNLFLWTGRSWVRKGLESWFTFWLELLWPKTRILEVYLNIAEWGDGIFGAEAACRRHFDVGADQVDRDRAARLAAVLPNPRRMNAGRPSAYVLRRQGEIRRQMGGIDGSEFTAPLKRW